Proteins encoded together in one Marinithermus hydrothermalis DSM 14884 window:
- a CDS encoding universal stress protein gives MRILHPTDFSEAAMRAHAVAQALRTALNGQLTLLHAIEPPPRPSPYGDYWTPELEALFQQARQDWSAEARKRLTTLDPEAQLEIEWTKPLPAILKYAQRADLVVMGTHGPETLAERILGSITERVIELAGKPVVAVRAEARVEPLKHLLVSTAFADPSRRALELAHRIAQATGARLTLLYVAEPVADPPVPIHMPEPRAPRRDEAHTQLLARQLEALARPFGARPMLREGPPAKTLLEVAEEEAADLILVGKSRQSRFLGSVTREVLEQAPAPLLVHP, from the coding sequence ATGCGCATCCTGCACCCCACGGACTTCTCCGAGGCGGCGATGCGCGCCCACGCGGTCGCCCAGGCGCTCCGTACGGCCTTGAACGGCCAGCTGACCCTCCTGCACGCGATCGAACCCCCACCCCGGCCTTCCCCATACGGGGATTACTGGACGCCGGAGCTCGAGGCGCTCTTCCAGCAGGCGCGGCAGGACTGGAGCGCCGAGGCCCGCAAGCGCCTCACCACCCTGGACCCCGAAGCCCAGCTCGAGATCGAGTGGACCAAGCCCCTCCCCGCGATCCTGAAGTACGCCCAACGCGCCGACCTGGTGGTGATGGGCACCCACGGCCCGGAGACCCTCGCCGAGCGGATCCTCGGCTCGATCACCGAGCGGGTCATCGAGCTCGCGGGGAAACCCGTCGTCGCGGTGCGCGCCGAGGCCCGGGTCGAGCCTCTTAAGCACCTCCTCGTGAGCACCGCGTTCGCCGACCCCTCCCGCCGGGCCCTCGAGCTCGCCCACCGGATCGCCCAGGCTACCGGCGCGCGCTTGACGCTGCTGTACGTGGCGGAGCCCGTCGCGGACCCTCCGGTGCCCATCCACATGCCGGAGCCGCGCGCTCCCCGGCGCGACGAGGCGCACACGCAGCTCCTGGCCCGGCAGCTCGAGGCCCTTGCCCGCCCTTTCGGGGCTCGGCCGATGCTGCGCGAGGGGCCGCCCGCGAAGACCCTCCTCGAGGTCGCCGAGGAGGAGGCCGCCGACCTCATCCTCGTGGGGAAGAGCCGCCAGAGTCGGTTCCTGGGCTCGGTCACCCGGGAAGTGCTCGAGCAAGCCCCGGCCCCTCTCCTCGTTCATCCCTAA
- a CDS encoding nucleotide pyrophosphohydrolase, giving the protein MSLTLKDLQAQVDAWIRQFEEGYFPPLLMLARMTEEVGEIARVLAHQHGKKPKPGEAEGELAMELADLLFVLVSMANSHGIDLEEAFTRVMQKYEARDRTRWTPKRD; this is encoded by the coding sequence ATGAGCCTCACGCTCAAGGACCTCCAAGCGCAGGTAGACGCGTGGATTCGCCAGTTCGAGGAGGGGTACTTCCCGCCCCTCCTCATGCTCGCCCGCATGACCGAGGAGGTGGGAGAGATCGCCCGGGTCCTAGCACACCAACACGGGAAGAAGCCCAAGCCGGGCGAGGCGGAGGGCGAGCTCGCGATGGAACTCGCGGACCTGCTGTTCGTCCTGGTCTCCATGGCCAACAGCCACGGCATCGACCTCGAGGAGGCCTTCACCCGGGTGATGCAGAAGTACGAGGCGCGGGACCGCACCCGCTGGACCCCCAAGCGCGACTAA
- the meaB gene encoding methylmalonyl Co-A mutase-associated GTPase MeaB — translation MNVSERFREGDKRALARALTWVEAGLPEGRELLKRLRGQGTAKIVGLTGSPGAGKSTLADRLIEGIRARGETVAVLAVDPSSPFTGGAILGDRIRMMRHHKDDGVFIRSMASRGALGGLAGATVAALNLLEAFGFDWILIETVGVGQSEVDIARVADTTVLVLTPAAGDAVQAFKAGVMEIADVITINKFDLPGGERLVQELKATLEFAPPRPAGWQVPVTTAIAAKGEGTQALLEAIEAHHCHMVAHGLLEAHRLERARFEVVSVIQEWGRRSVQDDALVRQVAEGHLTPEEAAERLLREALQAAH, via the coding sequence ATGAACGTCTCCGAACGCTTCCGCGAAGGCGACAAACGGGCCCTGGCGCGCGCGCTCACCTGGGTGGAGGCCGGCCTGCCCGAGGGGCGCGAGCTCCTCAAGCGCCTCCGCGGCCAGGGCACCGCCAAGATCGTCGGCCTCACCGGCAGCCCCGGAGCCGGCAAGAGCACCCTAGCCGACCGCCTCATCGAAGGCATCCGCGCCCGCGGCGAGACCGTCGCGGTCCTCGCGGTCGACCCCAGCAGCCCCTTCACCGGCGGCGCGATCCTCGGGGACCGCATCCGCATGATGCGCCACCACAAGGACGACGGGGTCTTCATCCGCTCCATGGCGAGCCGCGGCGCCCTCGGCGGCCTCGCCGGCGCCACCGTCGCCGCCCTCAACCTCCTCGAGGCCTTCGGCTTCGACTGGATCCTCATCGAAACCGTCGGGGTCGGCCAGAGCGAGGTGGATATCGCCCGCGTGGCTGACACCACCGTCCTCGTCCTCACCCCCGCCGCGGGCGACGCGGTCCAGGCCTTCAAGGCCGGCGTCATGGAGATCGCTGACGTCATCACGATCAACAAGTTCGACCTGCCCGGCGGCGAACGGCTGGTTCAGGAGCTCAAGGCCACCCTCGAGTTCGCCCCGCCTCGCCCCGCGGGCTGGCAGGTCCCGGTCACCACCGCGATCGCTGCCAAAGGCGAGGGCACCCAAGCTCTCCTCGAAGCGATCGAGGCGCACCACTGCCACATGGTGGCCCACGGCCTCCTCGAAGCGCACCGCCTCGAGCGCGCTCGTTTTGAGGTGGTAAGCGTCATCCAGGAGTGGGGCCGCCGCAGCGTGCAGGACGACGCCCTCGTTCGACAGGTCGCCGAGGGCCACCTCACGCCGGAGGAAGCTGCGGAACGGCTCCTGCGCGAAGCCCTACAAGCGGCGCACTAA
- a CDS encoding M42 family metallopeptidase gives MKLELDLAFLERLLGAIGPTGFEDEAARVWCAQAETFADRVERDAHGNAYAQINPGGTPRLMLAGHIDEIGVIVTHIDDDGYVYFQGLGGWDPQVLVGQRLRFLGPQGSVLGVVGRKPIHLLEAAEREKAVKIDELWADIGAKDGAEARAHLEVGAVGVIAQPLERLLGRRVASKAIDNRIGAFAVLEALRYLKAAGVAAEVTAVATVQEEIGAYGARTAAYRLRPDTALVVDVTFCSRQPGVDKKKWGEAPLGSGANLAVGPFVHPKVLRRLRELAEREKVPYTLAAHWRFSGTDADEIALVREGVPSAVVSIPNRYMHSPSEVVDLGDVEAVVRLLALYAQAPVTDLVR, from the coding sequence GTGAAGCTCGAGCTGGACCTTGCCTTCCTGGAGCGGCTCCTCGGAGCCATCGGCCCTACCGGCTTCGAGGACGAGGCCGCCCGGGTCTGGTGCGCTCAGGCCGAGACCTTCGCCGACCGGGTGGAGCGGGATGCGCACGGGAACGCCTACGCCCAGATCAACCCTGGCGGCACCCCGCGCCTCATGCTCGCCGGGCACATCGATGAGATCGGCGTGATCGTCACGCACATCGACGACGACGGGTACGTCTACTTCCAAGGGCTTGGCGGCTGGGACCCCCAGGTCCTCGTCGGCCAGCGCCTCCGCTTCCTCGGCCCCCAGGGCAGCGTGCTGGGCGTCGTGGGGCGCAAGCCCATCCACCTCCTCGAGGCGGCCGAGCGCGAAAAAGCGGTCAAGATCGACGAGTTATGGGCGGACATCGGCGCAAAGGACGGGGCGGAGGCCCGCGCGCACCTCGAGGTCGGCGCGGTCGGCGTGATCGCGCAGCCCCTGGAACGCCTCCTGGGTCGCCGCGTCGCCTCGAAGGCCATCGATAACCGCATCGGGGCCTTCGCGGTCCTCGAAGCGCTCCGTTACCTGAAGGCGGCCGGGGTGGCGGCCGAGGTCACCGCGGTGGCCACGGTCCAGGAGGAGATCGGAGCGTACGGGGCGCGCACCGCGGCTTATCGCCTGCGGCCGGACACCGCGCTCGTGGTGGACGTGACCTTCTGCAGCCGGCAGCCGGGGGTGGACAAGAAGAAGTGGGGGGAGGCCCCCCTCGGCTCCGGCGCGAACCTCGCAGTGGGACCGTTCGTGCATCCCAAGGTGCTCCGGCGGCTTCGGGAGCTCGCGGAGCGGGAGAAGGTGCCGTACACGCTCGCGGCACACTGGCGCTTTAGCGGCACGGACGCGGACGAGATCGCTCTGGTGCGCGAGGGCGTGCCCTCCGCGGTCGTCTCGATCCCCAACCGGTACATGCACTCCCCGTCCGAAGTGGTGGACCTCGGGGACGTGGAGGCCGTGGTACGCCTGCTGGCCCTGTACGCGCAAGCGCCCGTTACGGACCTCGTTCGCTAA
- a CDS encoding carboxypeptidase M32, translating to MRPREAYEWLLTHHKESAYLGSVRALLAWDQRTQIPPKGHAHRAQQVALLTKLLHQRATDPRIGEMLEILEGSEFTQEPTAPEAVNIREWRRAYEKARKIPERLAVELARTTAQAESAWEAARPQNDWAAFKPHLEKVLELTREVAEALGYEREPYDALLDGYEPGETTARLEPIFARLREALVDLLGRIQNAPRRPDTSVLHRHYPRSAQEAFAKAVAARIGYDFEAGRLDPTAHPFAIAIGPGDVRITTRYDENYFSGAFFGTIHEAGHAMYEQGLPAEHWGTPMGEPVSLGIHESQSRMWENMVGRSLGFWRYFFPEAQRHFEALKDVDLEAFHFAVNAVEPSLIRVEADEVTYNLHILLRFELELALLRGELEVADLPEAWNEKMRAYLGLTPPDYRDGVMQDVHWSAGLIGYFPTYTLGNLYAAQFFAKAQEELGDLEAMFAQGEFAPLLEWLREQIHRQGMRYHPRDLVRAVTGEEVSPEPLIRYLNAKFGALYEV from the coding sequence ATGCGTCCACGCGAAGCCTACGAATGGTTGCTCACCCACCATAAGGAAAGCGCGTACCTGGGTTCGGTACGGGCCCTACTGGCCTGGGACCAGCGCACCCAGATCCCCCCTAAGGGGCACGCGCACCGCGCGCAGCAGGTCGCCCTACTCACCAAGCTGCTCCACCAACGCGCCACCGACCCCCGGATTGGGGAGATGCTCGAGATCCTCGAGGGCAGCGAGTTCACCCAGGAGCCCACCGCGCCCGAGGCGGTGAACATCCGCGAGTGGCGGCGGGCTTACGAAAAGGCCCGGAAGATTCCCGAGCGCCTCGCGGTCGAGCTCGCCCGCACCACCGCCCAGGCCGAGTCCGCTTGGGAGGCGGCCCGCCCCCAAAACGACTGGGCGGCCTTCAAGCCGCACCTCGAGAAGGTGCTCGAGCTCACGCGGGAGGTGGCCGAGGCCCTGGGGTATGAGCGCGAGCCCTACGACGCTCTGCTCGACGGGTACGAGCCCGGCGAGACGACGGCGCGCCTCGAACCGATCTTCGCCCGGCTGCGTGAGGCGCTCGTGGATCTGTTGGGCCGCATCCAAAACGCCCCGCGCCGCCCCGACACCTCGGTGCTGCACCGGCACTACCCCCGCTCCGCGCAGGAGGCCTTCGCTAAGGCGGTTGCGGCCCGGATCGGGTACGACTTCGAGGCCGGCCGCCTCGATCCCACCGCGCATCCCTTCGCGATCGCGATCGGGCCGGGGGATGTGCGCATCACCACGCGCTACGACGAGAACTACTTCTCCGGCGCGTTCTTCGGCACGATCCACGAGGCGGGGCACGCCATGTACGAGCAAGGACTGCCCGCCGAGCACTGGGGCACCCCCATGGGCGAGCCGGTCTCCCTGGGTATCCACGAGTCCCAGTCCCGCATGTGGGAGAACATGGTGGGGCGCAGCCTCGGGTTCTGGCGGTACTTCTTCCCCGAGGCGCAGCGCCACTTCGAGGCCCTAAAGGACGTGGACCTGGAGGCCTTCCACTTCGCGGTGAACGCGGTGGAACCCAGCCTGATCCGCGTCGAGGCCGACGAGGTCACGTACAACCTGCACATCCTGCTGCGCTTCGAGCTCGAGCTGGCCCTGCTCCGGGGGGAGCTCGAGGTGGCGGACCTGCCCGAGGCGTGGAACGAGAAGATGCGCGCCTACCTCGGCCTGACCCCCCCCGACTACCGGGACGGCGTGATGCAGGACGTGCACTGGTCCGCCGGGCTGATCGGGTACTTCCCCACCTACACCCTGGGGAACCTGTACGCCGCGCAGTTCTTCGCAAAAGCCCAGGAGGAGTTGGGGGACCTCGAGGCGATGTTCGCCCAGGGGGAGTTCGCGCCGCTCCTCGAGTGGTTGCGCGAGCAGATCCACCGCCAGGGCATGCGCTACCACCCCCGCGACCTGGTGCGGGCAGTGACCGGGGAGGAGGTCAGCCCCGAGCCACTGATCCGGTACCTGAACGCGAAGTTCGGCGCGCTCTACGAGGTCTAG
- the mgsA gene encoding methylglyoxal synthase → MKALALIAHDGKKLDLISFAKDHRETLARFDLVATGTTGRLLREKVGLTVRTLASGPLGGDLQIGAMVAEDRVLAVIFFRDPLTAQPHEPDVSALMRICDVHNVPLATNLAAAEAVLAWLEHGAEGAA, encoded by the coding sequence GTGAAGGCGTTGGCCCTGATCGCGCACGACGGGAAGAAGCTGGACCTCATCAGCTTCGCCAAGGATCACCGCGAAACCCTCGCCCGTTTCGACCTGGTGGCTACCGGGACTACGGGCCGGTTGCTCCGGGAGAAGGTGGGGCTTACGGTACGGACGCTCGCTTCGGGGCCGTTGGGGGGGGATTTGCAGATCGGGGCCATGGTCGCGGAAGACCGGGTGCTCGCGGTGATCTTCTTCCGGGATCCCCTGACCGCCCAGCCGCACGAACCGGACGTGTCGGCCCTCATGCGCATCTGCGACGTGCACAACGTCCCGCTGGCGACGAACCTGGCCGCTGCGGAGGCGGTGTTGGCGTGGTTGGAGCATGGAGCTGAGGGAGCTGCTTGA
- a CDS encoding Stp1/IreP family PP2C-type Ser/Thr phosphatase yields the protein MPAPEGATALEAAVLTHPGRKRHVNQDAVGQRFTPYGGVFIVADGMGGHRTGEIASQLAVQHILDHLTHTPPSPSALLEAFEEANHAIYEAGQRPESRGMGTTATALLLDLPYALIGHVGDSRAYLLREGTFTQLTQDHSWVAERVRQGLLTMEEARNHRWRNVITNALGSFPHARVDLIGLKVRPGDVFLLCSDGLSGVLENEVLQEVLEALPPEDATRRLVQLANEWGGPDNISVAIVRIQHVPETAPKPYALPLETGEPVTLRLGEEAEAVSTQVIEPSRPQSFWRKYRDLIFLAAYVALLLFVLLNQR from the coding sequence ATGCCCGCCCCGGAAGGCGCCACCGCCCTCGAGGCCGCTGTGCTGACCCACCCCGGGCGCAAACGCCACGTCAATCAGGACGCCGTGGGGCAGCGGTTCACCCCGTACGGGGGCGTCTTTATCGTCGCGGACGGGATGGGGGGGCACCGCACCGGCGAGATCGCTTCCCAGCTCGCCGTGCAGCACATCCTCGATCACCTCACCCACACGCCCCCCTCCCCCAGCGCCTTGCTCGAAGCGTTCGAGGAGGCCAACCACGCGATCTACGAGGCCGGGCAGCGCCCCGAGTCGCGGGGGATGGGCACCACCGCGACCGCGCTTCTGCTCGACCTGCCGTACGCCCTCATCGGGCACGTGGGGGATTCCCGCGCCTACCTGTTGCGCGAGGGCACCTTCACTCAACTCACTCAGGACCACTCCTGGGTGGCCGAGCGTGTACGGCAAGGCCTCCTCACCATGGAGGAGGCCCGCAATCACCGCTGGCGCAACGTGATCACCAACGCCCTGGGTTCCTTTCCCCACGCCCGGGTCGACCTGATCGGCCTCAAGGTCCGGCCGGGGGACGTGTTCCTGCTCTGCTCCGACGGGCTTTCCGGTGTGCTGGAGAACGAGGTGCTCCAGGAGGTCCTCGAGGCGCTGCCCCCCGAAGACGCCACACGGCGCCTGGTGCAGCTCGCGAACGAGTGGGGCGGCCCGGACAACATCAGCGTCGCGATCGTGCGGATCCAGCACGTTCCCGAAACCGCGCCCAAACCCTACGCCCTCCCCCTGGAGACCGGCGAGCCGGTCACCCTGCGCCTTGGGGAGGAGGCCGAGGCCGTGAGCACCCAGGTGATCGAGCCGTCCCGTCCTCAAAGCTTCTGGCGTAAGTACCGCGACCTCATCTTCCTCGCGGCGTACGTCGCGTTGTTGCTCTTCGTCCTACTCAACCAGCGATAG
- a CDS encoding nicotinate phosphoribosyltransferase, producing MREALTMDLYELTMAYSYFKRGLNGPATFDYFVRAPTEHRRFLIFAGLETLLDYLENLRFEPEDLAYLESLGLFDREFLEYLRGFRFRGEVWAVPEGEVVFPGEPLVRVSASRIEAQLIETFLLNALNFETLIASKAARVLLAAGLEASVVDFSPRRDHGVDAALKVARASYLAGFAGTSNVAAGRAFGIPVVGTMAHAYVMSFPDELSAFRAFAEDHPNPTLLIDTYDVLEGARNALRVAQELRARGRQLFGVRIDSGDLAALSRKVRRLLDEAGFPEVKLIVSGDLDEYRIQAFREQGGVAWGYGVGTRLGVSWDLPALGGVYKLVEDAHGPRIKKSAGKLTLPARKQVWRLEEGEGFRDVIGLEGEDLPGRPLLRKVMVDGRRLEPPADLRALRERVRARIFALPEPLRVIRLEEAPAYPVGYSARLEALVRRL from the coding sequence ATGCGCGAAGCCTTAACCATGGACCTGTACGAGCTCACCATGGCGTATTCCTACTTCAAACGCGGCCTGAACGGGCCGGCCACGTTTGATTACTTCGTACGTGCCCCGACCGAGCACCGCCGTTTCCTTATCTTTGCCGGCCTCGAGACCCTCCTGGACTACCTCGAGAACCTGCGCTTCGAGCCGGAAGACCTGGCCTACCTGGAGTCCCTGGGCTTGTTTGACCGGGAGTTTCTCGAGTACCTGAGAGGCTTTCGTTTTCGCGGCGAGGTCTGGGCTGTACCGGAGGGGGAGGTGGTGTTCCCTGGAGAGCCGTTGGTCCGGGTGAGCGCTTCGCGCATCGAAGCGCAGCTCATCGAGACGTTTTTGTTGAACGCCTTGAACTTCGAGACCCTGATCGCCTCGAAAGCGGCGCGCGTTTTGCTCGCGGCGGGGCTGGAGGCCTCGGTGGTGGACTTCAGCCCGCGGCGGGACCACGGCGTGGACGCGGCCTTGAAGGTCGCCCGCGCAAGTTACCTGGCGGGGTTCGCCGGGACCTCGAACGTCGCGGCGGGCCGGGCGTTTGGGATCCCGGTGGTCGGCACGATGGCGCACGCGTACGTGATGAGCTTTCCCGATGAGCTTTCGGCCTTCCGCGCATTCGCCGAGGACCACCCGAACCCCACGCTGTTGATCGACACCTACGACGTCCTCGAGGGCGCGCGCAACGCACTTCGGGTCGCACAGGAGCTAAGGGCGCGGGGGCGGCAGCTCTTTGGCGTGCGGATCGACTCCGGAGACCTGGCCGCTTTGAGCCGGAAGGTGCGGCGCCTCCTGGACGAGGCGGGGTTTCCCGAGGTGAAGCTCATCGTTTCGGGGGATCTGGACGAGTACCGCATCCAGGCCTTCCGGGAGCAGGGGGGAGTGGCCTGGGGGTACGGGGTCGGTACCCGGCTGGGAGTCTCGTGGGACCTGCCCGCCCTCGGCGGGGTGTACAAGCTCGTGGAGGACGCGCACGGCCCCCGCATCAAGAAGAGCGCGGGGAAGCTGACCCTGCCGGCCAGGAAGCAGGTGTGGCGCCTCGAGGAAGGCGAGGGGTTCCGCGACGTGATCGGCCTCGAGGGGGAGGACCTTCCCGGCCGTCCGCTGCTCCGCAAGGTGATGGTGGACGGCCGGCGCCTCGAGCCGCCAGCGGACCTTAGGGCGCTGCGGGAGCGGGTGCGCGCCCGGATCTTTGCCTTGCCGGAGCCCTTGCGGGTGATCCGGCTTGAGGAGGCGCCCGCCTACCCGGTGGGGTACAGCGCGCGCCTCGAGGCGTTAGTGCGCCGCTTGTAG
- the sppA gene encoding signal peptide peptidase SppA, whose translation MAHHWFADLRHNTRALLHRGLAALPGERPRWVVLEIGGPYPARRPTGRIWGFEERAETLEQLTEKLQALAQAPWVEGVVLRIEGLRAPYGTVFALREAVQRLRDAGKQTLAYLTRVDFSSYYLASAAQTIAVPESAEFSLLGLKLSVTFVKDFLDRYGIRFEKQAIREYKSAGDNLVHSRMSEANREQYTTLLERFFEVFAQAVAEARGVDPQTVRDWIDAGITSAKEAQARGLVDRVAYEDELIQKHHQPYRAAARFLPPKLRVFSARRVAVVPLVGAIVTGPSRRVPLPLPILGGDQAGSESLLRALRLAEADPKTAAIVLYVDSPGGSALASDLILREVARIKKTKPVVAVLGPVAASGGYYVACQATRIVAAPTTLTGSIGVVTLFGILEEFNHRYGLNPEAITLGRFAELGTSRRAPTEEERALIQRYIEEVYARFVARVVEGRGLEPARVDEIGRGRVWAGQDALELGLVDELGDVERGLALARELADLPPDAPAWNVPMPKPLILPRPDQPSAFLKVLAPLLAERALLLHPEVLEIR comes from the coding sequence ATGGCACACCACTGGTTTGCGGACCTGCGCCACAATACGCGGGCCCTTCTCCACCGCGGGCTCGCGGCCCTGCCCGGAGAACGCCCCCGGTGGGTGGTCCTCGAGATCGGCGGCCCCTACCCCGCGCGCCGCCCCACCGGGCGGATCTGGGGGTTTGAGGAGCGCGCGGAAACCCTCGAGCAGCTGACGGAAAAACTCCAGGCCCTCGCTCAGGCCCCGTGGGTGGAGGGGGTGGTGCTAAGGATCGAGGGGCTGCGCGCCCCGTACGGGACGGTCTTCGCGCTGCGCGAGGCCGTCCAGCGTTTGCGCGACGCGGGAAAGCAAACCCTCGCGTACCTCACGCGGGTGGATTTTTCCAGCTACTACCTCGCGAGCGCGGCCCAGACCATCGCGGTTCCGGAAAGCGCCGAGTTCTCCCTGCTCGGCCTCAAGCTCTCCGTGACCTTCGTGAAGGACTTCCTCGACCGCTACGGGATTCGCTTCGAGAAGCAAGCGATCCGGGAGTACAAGAGCGCAGGGGACAACCTCGTGCACTCACGGATGAGTGAAGCGAACCGCGAGCAGTACACCACGCTTTTGGAGCGGTTCTTCGAGGTCTTCGCGCAGGCCGTAGCCGAGGCACGCGGCGTGGACCCCCAGACCGTGCGGGACTGGATAGACGCGGGCATCACCTCCGCTAAGGAGGCCCAAGCCCGCGGCTTGGTGGACCGCGTGGCCTACGAGGACGAGCTCATCCAAAAACACCACCAGCCCTACCGGGCCGCGGCGCGCTTCCTGCCCCCCAAGCTCCGCGTCTTCTCCGCGCGGCGCGTCGCGGTCGTCCCGCTCGTAGGCGCGATCGTAACCGGCCCCTCCCGCCGCGTGCCCCTCCCCCTCCCCATCCTAGGTGGGGACCAGGCCGGCTCGGAAAGCCTCCTGCGCGCGCTGCGGTTAGCGGAGGCCGACCCCAAAACCGCGGCGATCGTGCTGTACGTGGACTCGCCCGGCGGCTCGGCCCTGGCGAGCGACCTGATCCTGCGCGAGGTCGCCCGGATCAAAAAGACCAAGCCCGTCGTCGCGGTCCTGGGACCCGTCGCGGCCTCCGGCGGGTACTACGTCGCGTGCCAAGCGACCCGGATCGTGGCGGCCCCCACCACCCTCACGGGCTCGATCGGGGTGGTGACTTTGTTCGGAATCCTCGAGGAGTTCAACCACCGCTACGGGCTGAACCCCGAGGCGATCACCCTAGGGCGGTTCGCCGAGCTCGGCACCAGCCGCCGCGCCCCGACCGAGGAGGAACGCGCGCTGATCCAGCGGTACATCGAGGAGGTCTACGCGCGCTTCGTCGCGCGGGTCGTGGAGGGCCGGGGCCTCGAGCCGGCGCGCGTGGACGAGATCGGGCGCGGGCGGGTCTGGGCTGGGCAGGACGCCCTCGAGCTCGGCCTGGTGGACGAGCTGGGGGACGTGGAGCGCGGCCTCGCGCTCGCGCGTGAACTCGCCGACCTTCCCCCCGACGCCCCCGCCTGGAACGTCCCGATGCCGAAACCCTTGATCCTGCCGCGCCCGGACCAGCCCAGCGCCTTCCTTAAGGTCCTCGCGCCGCTTCTGGCGGAGCGGGCGCTCCTGCTGCACCCTGAGGTCCTCGAGATCCGCTAG
- a CDS encoding RidA family protein — translation MNRVQTDRAPQAIGPYSQGIQAGPFVFVSGQIPFTPSGERVSGGIEAQTRQVLENLKAVLEAAGSGLDRVVKVTAYLADMNDFEAFNRVYGEFFQEPYPARAVVEVARLPRDVRVEVECIALKGA, via the coding sequence ATGAACCGAGTGCAGACCGACCGTGCCCCGCAAGCGATCGGCCCTTACAGCCAAGGCATCCAGGCCGGCCCGTTCGTCTTCGTCTCCGGCCAGATCCCCTTCACCCCCTCCGGGGAGCGCGTCTCGGGCGGGATCGAGGCCCAAACCCGGCAGGTTCTGGAGAACCTAAAGGCCGTCCTCGAGGCCGCGGGCAGCGGCCTGGACCGAGTGGTGAAGGTCACGGCGTACCTCGCGGATATGAACGATTTCGAGGCGTTCAACCGCGTGTACGGGGAGTTCTTCCAGGAGCCGTACCCGGCCCGTGCGGTGGTGGAGGTCGCGCGGCTCCCCAGGGACGTGCGGGTCGAGGTGGAGTGCATCGCGCTTAAGGGGGCCTGA
- a CDS encoding carbohydrate kinase family protein, with translation MLLAFGEALIELSGDGDGGTALLSEVSHFTPRPGGAVLKQALAAARQGARVRFLTRVGRDAYGGVVRRTLAEAGVEGVVQEDPQLPTSLQLVGTDAVAYRMADAQLETPPESFFEGGTLLHASAWPFGLDPARTTAVKLFREGIRRGLALSLDLNYQPWAFRGDLLEVLRPFLPLSYLKVSEEALNLLDLRPGELFQLAHTVLYFRDKGLKLINLFGEHAFDAPPKGQEDAVYGAFLARIVGGEDPEEALKAALAQAAAL, from the coding sequence ATGTTGCTTGCATTTGGTGAGGCGCTGATTGAACTCTCTGGAGACGGAGACGGTGGTACTGCGCTCCTATCGGAGGTAAGCCACTTCACGCCGCGACCGGGCGGGGCGGTGTTGAAACAAGCGCTGGCGGCGGCGCGTCAGGGCGCGCGGGTACGGTTTTTAACCCGTGTAGGCCGGGACGCGTACGGAGGCGTGGTGCGCCGCACCCTGGCCGAAGCGGGGGTCGAGGGGGTTGTGCAGGAGGACCCACAGCTCCCCACCAGTCTCCAGCTTGTGGGCACGGACGCGGTCGCTTACCGCATGGCTGACGCCCAGCTCGAGACCCCGCCCGAGAGCTTCTTCGAAGGCGGTACGCTCCTGCACGCCTCGGCCTGGCCCTTCGGCTTGGACCCAGCGCGCACCACCGCGGTCAAGTTGTTCCGTGAAGGGATCCGCCGAGGGTTGGCGCTTTCCCTCGATTTGAACTACCAGCCCTGGGCGTTCCGCGGGGATTTGCTCGAGGTGCTGCGGCCGTTCCTGCCGCTCTCCTACCTCAAGGTTTCGGAGGAGGCGCTGAACCTCTTGGACCTCCGGCCGGGCGAGTTGTTCCAGCTGGCGCACACCGTGCTGTACTTCCGCGACAAGGGGCTTAAGTTGATCAACCTGTTCGGCGAGCACGCTTTCGACGCCCCCCCCAAGGGGCAGGAGGACGCGGTGTACGGGGCCTTCCTAGCACGGATCGTTGGGGGGGAGGACCCGGAGGAAGCCCTGAAGGCCGCGCTCGCACAGGCCGCGGCCCTGTAG